The region ATGCAAAAAAACGAGTCGTCATCACAGGTATGGGTGTTGTGTCCGTGTTTGGAAATGACGTGGACACATACTACGACAGCCTTCTCGCAGGGAAGAGCGGAATCAGTTTAATCGATAAATTTGATGCTTCAGCATTCCCTACGCGAATCGGAGGTCAGATTCGTGGATTCGAGTCAACTGAGTATATTGATAGGAAAAATGACCGCAGACTTGATGATTGTCAACGGTATTGTATTGTTGCTGGGAAAAAAGCACTTGAAGACGCTGGTCTTCGCAGACATGAACAGTCTAAAGTACGTAATACCTTCCATTTTTCATGCTTCTAAAATTTGGATTTAATGTGTTATAGTAATAATAATCCGTGTAGATCAATAAGGAACGTGCTGGTGTCCTTGTTGGGTCAGGACTCGGTGGTGTTACGGTATTGTGCGAAGGTCTAGAGTCTCTAATGGAGAGTGGTTACAAGAAAATTTCACCATTTTTGGTTCCTTATACACTAACAAACATGGGTCCGGCGTTACTTGCTAAAGATCTTGGCTTTATGGGACCAAATTACAGCATCTCAGCTGCTTGTGCGACATCCAACTTTTGCTTCTGTGCTGCTGCTAATCATATCCGTGAAGGGAAGGCTGATTTGATGATTGCTGGTGGGGTCGATGCTCCCATTGTTCCCGTGCAATTGGGAGGTTTTGTTGCTTGTAATGCTTTATCTCAAAGAAACGATGATCCCCAAACTGCTTCTAGACCATGGGATAAAGATAGAGATGGGATTGTCATGGGGGAAGGTGCTGGTGTTCTGGTAACTTCACCACCCATCTTCTGATCTTATATACTGATTCTTCATAAACGTTGATTTGCTTCGTATGAAGGTGATGGAGAGTTTAGATCATGCAATGAAAAGGGGTGCTCCAATACTTGCGGAATACTTAGGAGGTGCAATAAATTGTGATGCTTATCATATAACTAATCCGAGATTTGATGGGCTCGGTGTTTCATCTTGCATTCGAAGCAGCCTTGTGGATGCTGGTGTGTCAGTAGAGGAGGTATCTTCACTTTTAATTTTCTCATTTATCTTACTTTCAAAAATCTTGAATTTACCTAGTGTTAATTAATACTGTACTTTCTTGTGGGTAGGTAAATTACATCAATGCACATGCAACTTCAACGGTGATAGGAGATCTGGCAGAGGTTAATGCACTCAAGAAGGTGTTTAAGAACACCGAAGGGATCAAAATGAACGCCACTAAGGTGCATGAGGACGCCCATTGTCAATTTTGTCTCTTTAATGAGTATCAGCTAGTTCAATATTGTCAGtaatcttgtttttttttttagtcTATGATTGGGCACTGTATGGGAGCAGCTGGAGGTATGGAAGCCATTGCTACTATCAAAGCCATTCAAACAGGATGGTTGCATCCAACCATTAATCAATTTGTATGTGATACTTGCATTCTTTAATTACATGTGCTTGTAATTCATCGTTTCGATTTGATCTTAACATTCTCATCGTAACTGTAGAACCCAGAACCTGATGTCGAGTTTGACACTGTGGCAAATAAAAAGCAACAGCATGAAATCAACGTTGGTGAGTAAATTTTCCCATTGTCGATGGTTTGTATATATGCCGTGTTTACTTAAGTTCACTTATTTACTAAATAATTTTGGTATGCAGCTATTTCAACTTCATTTGGTTTTGGTGGACACAACTCCGTAATAGCATTCTCTGCATTCAAACCTTGACATGTTTATCTGGAATGTGTTGGAAACTACATGCCCTTCGAGGCATTTACTCAACTTATTAATAATGAGATTGCATCATTACCACATATCGTATTTTTCAATGCGTCTATATGTTACGAGTTTCGCAAAACTTGACGAAAAGAATTCACGAAACTTACTTTCTATCGTTCCTTAGACATGGTAAATTGTCTCATGTGGTTAATTGAAGTTTACCATTACTTAAAAGGGTTAGTATCTTACGACTCACCACTAGAAATTGACTATGAAGgcttaaatacatttaaaaaaaaaataaggattTTTGTAGAATTTTTTATGAATTAAACCTgacttgtattttatttattcttataaaacgtatcatatttttttatttttttatatagccATTTTAGAAGGTTTACAAAAAGTTGAggttttatacatttttttattttattatacttttttcaaaaaaactcaattttttttataacgcGATACAAATAATGTGACGTTTCACGGATTTTAAAAGTCTGGGGATTGACATGGTCACAAAGTCAACGCTAACATTATTTAGAAAGTTGATTTTTACCGGCATGTCGTCTCTGTAACTTCTTTCCAGACCAATTTTCCAAAAACAATAATATACACTTCATATCCTGAACACATGTGGTCAGGATATGTCAAAACTGATATTCGTGAAattgtttatcgatgacatatcGTCGGGACAAGTCAAAAAATGATTATCCGGTTACACCTATACTATGGCATGCCATTGATttagataaaaaaatatttttctaggGACAAGTGACACATATGACAACATGTGATTATGAGAGTTCATtagaatatgtttttttttttagttttgtaaATTGCATTTTTTATCATTTTATATCTGTTTTTTTAAACAATTCTAGACAATTTGCTTTATATACTCATAATAAACATACATTCAAATTCATAAAAACCTATAAATGTCTAATGCAAACCAAATGAATTATTAATATTCAACAGAATTTGTTCAAAGTCTAATACAAATTTAAAGGATAACAAATGTTTGACACACATCGATCAGAGTGATACAACCAAAATATTAAGATTCATCATCGCTTTCCACTAGTACAAAAATAGCTTTTTCCGATGAATAAAACTAATCACTTTAGACATTTTTTTTATTCAGTACATGAGGAAATTTCGCATCATTGATGATAAGTTATGGTGAGTTTTAATTTTGATGACTATATATAAACCGTAACCCAAAAGGTATTTGACATAATGGTAAGTAATGTCTCTCtcaattgaaaagtcatgggttgAAGTCTCATTAAGTGACAGATATGGTATTTACTAGTAAGTGTTAGTTTGGTgtttcactatatatatatatatatatatatatatatatatatatatatatatatatatatatatatatatatatatatatatatatatatatatatatatatataacccatgAAAACCTATTGTTATAAATCAAACATGTCACTATATGGTATAAAGTTGTTGGGGTTCAAAAGGTTGTGATGTGTCGAAGGTTTCTAGTTTGTCTTTTATGTCGAATAGTTGAATGTGTTTTACTTTAAGGACTTACAGTTAGTTTTGAAGTTTTAGAGTGGAAAGTCCTTATATTTTTTATGCTTTCAGTTTTCCCTATAAATATGGGAATGATACTTTTAGGGGTTAAGAACTTTGCTTGTTCTAAATCATttcatactctgattttcattcaAAACTCGATTCAATCGCCTCTTCAATTAGTATCAGATCAGGAATCAAACTGTTTATGATTTAATTTTCACTTGTTTCAAAAGTATTTTGAATCTCATTTTTAGATTCAAAATTTTCTGCAGTTTTGATACTGAAAATCTTTGTAGATCTTCAGTTTTGATTGATTCTGCACTTCGATTGAATTTTCGAGTGTTTGTTGCTTAGTTACTATTTGATTCATCTCATTAATCTCAAGTTTCTTAAGCTTTTTCTGAAAATTCTTCCGTACATCCATGACGAATTTCAACATGAATACGATGACATCTTATTCTCATCTGCTAGGATATTCCACTAAGATTCATATGCTCATTCCAGAATATTACGATCAATGGGCAGACCGAATGGAGGATTACTTGAATGGCATTGATGAGGCGCTATGGAAATGCATTGTTGATGATGTTGGTCCACCTTCTTCTGTTGGTAGTATTGGTTCTTCTTCAACAACTCAAAGTGTTGCTGAAATATCTGAAAAATTGGAGAAGAatgagaagaaatgcatgagagAGCCTCATGGTGCTCTTCTTCCCATGGTGTATAATCATGTTCGTACCTGAAAAACCTCAAAAGGGATCTGGAATACTTTGAAAGAAAAGTACCATGGTAGTGAGAAGACCAAAATCAGTTCGGTTAAACAATGTCTTATTGAATTAAGAGAATTCAAACTAAAAGATAGAGAAACGATCGAAATGTATTACGACCGTTTGAACGAGCTCATTTACAGGTGCACGAGGTATGGAATCTCAAGGAATAACATGGAATACAATCTTACGTTCATTATGAGACTTCGCAAAGAATGGAGGAATGTGATTTTGATGATAAAAACTCAATATGGTTTCGACTTTTCTTCTTTGAAAGATCTTTACAATCAGTTAAAAACTCATGAAACTGAAGTGAATGAAATGGCTGAAGAGTCAAGGATCAATTTGGGTAGTCCTTTAGCTTTGGTGTTGAAGGTATCTGGTAGAGAAAATGAGAAAGAAGTTGTTGAGAAGCAAGGCTGGTGATAAGAAGAGGTTTGAGAAGAAAGAGACTAAAGTTGAGGATTCGGAACAAATAAAGAAACTGAAGGGAGATTCAGGAATTGATTGTCATTATTGTCATGGTGCAAGTCACATGGCTAATGACTGTATGTTGAGGatgaaagaagaaaagaagaatagAGTTAAGGATGACATATATTATTTTGAGAAGATAGAGGAATGAAAGAAAAAGTCGAAGAATCTTTCACTGGTGGCTAGAGGAGAAGATGAGGATAAAGGAAAGTATCAGATTTGGTCATCGGGCTTGGATGACGAAGAGATGAGGAATCCAACCCATGGGGCTATGTATGCTAGATATGcggatgatgaagaagaggacaTTACAGGAAGATGCTTTGTTTCGAAATTAGGAGACAATGCACCAATGACTACGAAGGTATGTTCTCTACTTCAATCCTTTAACATTCCTTCAAATTCTTATGATTTTGTGTTAGCTGATTTTGATGTTTCTGTTACTTAAGTTAATAATCTTATCATTTCTGCTAGCAATGAGGCTAAGAAAGCTAGTACTTGGTTACTAGAAAATCAGAGGATCTCGGAATCAAAGAAGACTAAGATAGATTGTCTAGAGTTGCAAATAACGAATATCATGGTAGATAGAGATAATCTTAGTGTTGATAATAGGATTCTATTGAAATAAAGGAATATCTATTGTAATTCTGCTAAGAGACTCCatggaaaattaactgaattATATCATTCTTGTGAAATCagtaaagaacaacataggaagcttcttacatttttaTCTTTTGAAAGGGAAAAAGTAGATGTCACTTCTTATGATTGGGAGGTGACTATTTCAGATTTTGATAAAGTCCCTGATAATAGATATCCCTATGGAGTAGTGAAAATCGATGAACATTTGGATGTTGATGATCTTGTTACTATTATTAATAAGACTTTGACTGTAAATGAACAAATCAATATTTTGAAAAATACTGAGAATTTGACTTCTGACTCCCAAAAAAAATTGTTAATATCGAAGATGATAATATCAGTGAGAttaaagaagatgaagaagttgacTGTTCTCAGttatctgtcattaatgtcacatcATTAGCTAAGGGTAAAGAAAAAATTCATGATTTGGAAATTAAAATTGACACAAACCAACCCTCTACTTCGAAAGTTTTTGATCGTGGTCATGTAATTGTCGAAGATTATCAGACAGACAGTGATAATGAAGAAGATGTGTCCAAAGAGAAAATTAGTCCAGTTGTTTCGAAAGAAACCACCATTCCAAGAATTGTTGAAGACCAAGTGTATGAAGAAACGAAGAAATTTGATAAAATCATGAAAGAAAAAGGTTCTCACTATCTTGAACCTAATTATGTGGTTTATCTAAACTTCAAATGCGCGGATGATGttgtttttccaaatcaagtcttcgttACAACGGGAAATGAAGGAAGTGTGAAGCCTGAAACAACTAAActggtggaagaagataacaagAAATCTTCGAAGGAAGGGttcttttaaaatcaaagtacAATTGAAAACAACCTTACCAAAAATTCTTACACTTTTCATCGAAAAAAACCAAGTCGATCTTGGAAGGTTAAAACTGAAACGTCAAACGCcaaaaaacacacaaacaaaaatgTTTCAGAAACATCAAATGAACAATgtcaaaaacaaaaagaaaatgttCAAAAGATTGCAAAAGAAAATGGAATTTCAATGAACAAAGTAAGAAACAAAGCTTATTCGATGAATTATGTGtctaaaaaaacaacaaaattttttCTCTAAAACATCTGAAACCAAGAAGTTTGGAAAAAAAACATTATGTTATTAGAATAATACAACTATTAAAATAGCATATGCCTTTTTACTATAGAGTTTATAAAAGAAACACACTTCGTTATATAAtcaatataatcattcaacatatGTTTGATTCATCTTTGTGTTTTATTGCTTTTTATTGATCGTTATCGTGTTCTTAATATCTGTTGAATCTATCGATCACATAGAAGTTATTCTTATCATGTCCTACCCTCCCTTGTTTCATATCTTACCCTCGTATGTGCATAGTAATCAAAAATTATTGTTTAAAACTTATATATTATAAGCAAGCAATATCGTTTTAAACCTCAATATCCTAGTATGTTATGTTGTTAGAATAATACAACTATTAAAATAGAATATGCCTTTTTACTATAGAGTTTATAAAAGAAACACACTTTGTTATAAAAGTTAGTGCCTTATACTTTAGACACATGTCAAACATACTCGACTTTGATAAACGTGATGTCATAAAATTCATTATGCCTGGAACTTACCCACAATTAAGTTAAGGCTGAGAGTTATTCACACACTTTTTAGTTAAGGACTTTTAGTGAGACATTATTCATTAGTTGAGTCTAAACTCTTAGCATATCCACACtactataatcgttaatcttcaGAGTaagatacatatgtatagatctatacggtgttgacatccccacctgcagttgctagctacaacctcaaCTGATCTATCGAAGCGGGTGATAGGTGTCTATAATTTTTACTGCAATGTCCAATGAAGCGTTGTGGTCGGGTACACTCACGTCGcatagctcggttataggactcactataaacattaactcGAATATGTCTCCCTCTCTTACTACAACTTCTAAACTTGGttcttttaaaattattttaagcATGAAATTACTTATGTCGGGACACTATTTGGATTTTTCAAAGCTTATTTAAATAtgttttacttataaataaattactttttgaaatgattttaagagTATTATTACTGCAACTAT is a window of Lactuca sativa cultivar Salinas chromosome 1, Lsat_Salinas_v11, whole genome shotgun sequence DNA encoding:
- the LOC111921809 gene encoding 3-oxoacyl-[acyl-carrier-protein] synthase I, chloroplastic; translation: MMESQTIFLLTFPLVSPVCKTSSLIIFKSPARITATRRHVIASHNSAAAPTREKDAKKRVVITGMGVVSVFGNDVDTYYDSLLAGKSGISLIDKFDASAFPTRIGGQIRGFESTEYIDRKNDRRLDDCQRYCIVAGKKALEDAGLRRHEQSKINKERAGVLVGSGLGGVTVLCEGLESLMESGYKKISPFLVPYTLTNMGPALLAKDLGFMGPNYSISAACATSNFCFCAAANHIREGKADLMIAGGVDAPIVPVQLGGFVACNALSQRNDDPQTASRPWDKDRDGIVMGEGAGVLVMESLDHAMKRGAPILAEYLGGAINCDAYHITNPRFDGLGVSSCIRSSLVDAGVSVEEVNYINAHATSTVIGDLAEVNALKKVFKNTEGIKMNATKSMIGHCMGAAGGMEAIATIKAIQTGWLHPTINQFNPEPDVEFDTVANKKQQHEINVAISTSFGFGGHNSVIAFSAFKP